Proteins co-encoded in one Cytophaga hutchinsonii ATCC 33406 genomic window:
- a CDS encoding SAM-dependent methyltransferase has translation MGIRNSKTFTSTDIATYYDVSEDHYMYFWDLNQSHSLHYGYWDASTKTFREALANINRVLAEKASITAGTRVLDAGCGVGGSSIWLAKNKQANVTGITVSKKQAARANTSAAAVNPGGTAVFDVQDYTNTPYHSESFDVVWAIESVCHAANKEDFIKEAYRLLKPGGQLIMADFFIVKDGNADDQRSIDAWGHGWAVPFFEKKDAFQHMLLKAGFNTADMIDSTEHIRRSAKRLYYAFFPGWIISKLYNLVNRRTTEFSKNNVYTAYYQYKTLKKELWKYYIVHAKK, from the coding sequence ATGGGCATAAGGAATTCCAAAACGTTTACTTCAACCGATATTGCAACCTATTACGATGTAAGCGAAGATCATTACATGTACTTTTGGGATCTGAATCAAAGCCATTCTCTGCACTATGGTTATTGGGATGCGTCAACAAAAACATTCCGCGAAGCACTCGCAAACATCAATAGGGTTCTGGCAGAAAAAGCTTCAATCACTGCCGGTACCAGGGTGCTCGATGCTGGCTGTGGTGTAGGTGGTTCTTCCATCTGGCTGGCAAAAAATAAACAAGCAAACGTTACAGGCATTACCGTAAGTAAGAAGCAGGCTGCCCGTGCCAATACATCTGCAGCAGCTGTAAACCCCGGCGGCACTGCAGTATTTGACGTGCAGGATTACACAAACACGCCCTATCATTCAGAATCGTTTGATGTTGTCTGGGCGATTGAAAGTGTGTGCCATGCTGCCAACAAAGAAGATTTTATTAAAGAAGCATACCGTTTACTTAAGCCAGGCGGACAATTAATTATGGCTGATTTTTTTATTGTAAAAGACGGTAATGCTGACGATCAGCGGAGCATAGATGCATGGGGCCATGGCTGGGCAGTACCTTTTTTTGAAAAGAAAGACGCCTTTCAGCATATGTTACTGAAGGCTGGTTTTAACACCGCTGATATGATAGACAGTACAGAACATATCCGCAGGTCGGCAAAAAGATTGTATTATGCTTTTTTCCCTGGCTGGATCATTTCAAAGCTATATAATTTAGTGAACAGAAGGACAACAGAGTTCTCAAAAAACAATGTTTACACAGCTTATTACCAATACAAAACTTTGAAAAAGGAATTGTGGAAGTATTATATTGTGCATGCAAAAAAATAG